Proteins from a single region of Puntigrus tetrazona isolate hp1 chromosome 2, ASM1883169v1, whole genome shotgun sequence:
- the LOC122326195 gene encoding macrophage mannose receptor 1-like, translating into MDGGLFVLLLLSGLFWSSSALSRPYFYINTPMSWPDAQSYCRERFTDLATVDNMDDVNKLVNIIDDGYSGSVWIGLKKRTQTRWVWSSGENTTSQYYNWASGQPNWNGDCVATYLGAWYDISCDFMRYFVCYGEYPVLLHLGISILIGGKPEHRVYLHFSIENSGYILVQSAKIWSDAQSYCRQHYTDLATIHNSDELDQINQILLSGYVIWIGLFLDSWGWSDQWDLSFRHWAAGQTSQTSGDCVGMTRTNSGRWSQYSCDLEQPLICYGDDKLIKKQIIRLKLSCNGKCTLSDLSLQTPILNEISEKLKSMGLEGDSKIIWRNEEGDKVFL; encoded by the exons ATGGACGGGGGTCTGTTTGTGCTGCTTCTGCTGTCAG GACTCTTCTGGAGCAGTTCTGCTCTTTCTCGTCCGTActtctatataaatacaccaATGTCGTGGCCAGATGCTCAGAGTTACTGCAGAGAGAGATTCACTGATCTGGCTACTGTAGACAACATGGATGACGTGAACAAGCTGGTAAATATAATAGATGATGGATACAGTGGATCAGTGTGGATTGGACTCAAGAAGCGGACACAGACACGCTGGGTTTGGTCTAGTGGAGAAAATACAACTTCTCAGTACTATAACTGGGCTTCAGGACAGCCAAATTGGAATGGAGATTGTGTAGCCACTTATTTAGGCGCTTGGTATGATATATCATGCGACTTCATGCGATATTTTGTGTGCTATGGTGAGTACCCTGTTCTTTTACATTTGggaattagcattttaattggGGGAAAACCTGAACACAGAGTGTATTTGCATTTCTCAATAGAAAATTCCGGATACATCTTGGTGCAGAGTGCTAAAATTTGGAGTGATGCTCAGAGCTACTGCAGACAGCATTACACAGACCTGGCCACCATCCACAACTCTGATGAGCTGGACCAGATAAATCAAATTCTTCTATCTGGGTATGTCATCTGGATTGGTCTGTTTCTGGACTCTTGGGGATGGTCTGATCAGTGGGATCTGAGTTTCAGACACTGGGCAGCAGGTCAAACATCCCAGACTTCAGGTGACTGTGTTGGCATGACAAGAACCAACTCTGGCAGATGGTCTCAGTACAGCTGTGATCTAGAACAGCCTTTAATCTGCTACGGAG ATGACAAGTTGATTAAAAAACAGATTATCAGACTGAAATTGTCCTGTAATGGAAAATGCACACTGAGTGATCTTTCTCTACAGACACCCATTCTGAATGAG aTAAGTGAGAAGCTGAAGAGCATGGGGCTGGAAGGTGACAGCAAAATAATATGGAGAAATGAAGAAGGTGACAAAGTGTTTCTTTAG
- the LOC122327448 gene encoding uncharacterized protein LOC122327448, which yields MDGGLFVLLLLSGLFWSSSALSRPYFYINTAMSRPDAQSYCRERFTDLATVDNMDDMNRLVNKVDAGYNGSVWIGLKKRTQTRWSWSNGENMLKQYRKWNTGHPNSEGECGCFAFGVWHSYPCSSHLHFVCYSGNTGYIRVQKWKNWTDAQSYCRYFYTDLVTIHNSQEQNQIKKPILGDGLSTAVIYSSRLSAMEISEKLKSMGLESESKISWRMKEDGETFFPGQSTFQHLFQRIEVRPDHQVLACQPQPQTWLQGGAPAVPCQATSRANHSDLPHLSHTCTPSGNHNDHYISTHHSSVSVWAPMHEVD from the exons ATGGACGGGGGTCTGTTTGTGCTGCTTCTGCTGTCAG GGCTCTTCTGGAGCAGTTCTGCTCTTTCTCGTCCGTACttctatataaatacagcaaTGTCGAGGCCAGATGCTCAGAGTTACTGCAGAGAGAGATTCACTGATCTGGCTACTGTAGACAACATGGATGACATGAACAGGCTGGTGAATAAAGTGGATGCTGGATACAACGGATCAGTGTGGATTGGACTGAAGAAGCGGACACAGACACGCTGGAGTTGGTCTAATGGAGAAAACATGCTTAAACAGTATAGAAAGTGGAATACGGGACATCCGAACAGTGAAGGAGAATGTGGATGTTTTGCCTTTGGAGTTTGGCATAGCTATCCATGTTCATCACACTTACACTTTGTGTGCTACAGTG GAAATACTGGATACATCAGGGTACAGAAGTGGAAGAACTGGACAGATGCTCAGAGCTACTGCAGATACTTTTACACAGACCTTGTCACCATCCATAACTCCCAGGAACAAAACCAGATAAAGA AACCGATTCTGGGAGATGGTCTCAGTACAGCTGTGATCTACAGCAGCCGTTTATCTGCTATGGAG ATAAGTGAAAAGCTGAAGAGCATGGGCCTAGAAAGTGAAAGCAAAATAAGCTGGAGAATGAAGGAAGATGGAGAG ACTTTCTTCCCCGGTCaaagcactttccagcacctcTTCCAGAGAATTGAGGTAAGACCTGACCACCAGGTGCTCGCATGCCAGCCCCAACCCCAGACCTGGCTCCAGGGTGGGGCCCCGGCTGTGCCGTGCCAGGCGACGTCACGAGCCAATCACAGCGATCTCCCTCACCTGAGCCACACCTGCACCCCTTCAGGGAATCACAATGATCACTATATAAGCACACACCACAGTTCAGTCAGCGTCTGGGCTCCTATGCATGAAGTGGACTGa
- the LOC122327453 gene encoding P-selectin-like: protein MDGGLFVLLLLSGLFWSSSALSRPYFYINTAMSWPDAQSYCRERFTDLATVDSMDDVNRLVNIIDAGYSGSVWIGLKKGTQTRWGWSNGENTSSQYYNWASGQPNADGDCVVIYSGVWHDMAYVVISDILYCYNGHSNTMVLSAKTWSDAQSYCRQYYTDLATIHNSEENNQITKIILTGWYIWIDTGQRVNHPRVQDLVTVLA, encoded by the exons ATGGACGGGGGTCTGTTTGTGCTGCTTCTGCTGTCAG GACTCTTCTGGAGCAGTTCTGCTCTTTCTCGTCCGTACttctatataaatacagcaaTGTCGTGGCCAGATGCTCAGAGTTACTGCAGAGAGAGATTCACTGATCTGGCTACTGTAGACAGCATGGATGACGTGAACAGGCTGGTAAATATAATAGATGCTGGATACAGTGGATCAGTGTGGATTGGACTGAAGAAGGGGACACAGACACGTTGGGGTTGGTCTAATGGAGAAAACACATCTTCTCAGTACTATAACTGGGCTTCAGGACAGCCAAATGCAGATGGAGATTGTGTTGTTATTTATTCTGGAGTTTGGCATGATATGGCATATGTAGTTATAAGCGATATTTTGTATTGCTACAATG GACATTCTAACACCATGGTACTGAGTGCAAAAACTTGGAGTGACGCTCAGAGCTACTGCAGACAATATTACACAGACCTGGCCACCATCCACAACTCTGAGGAAAATAACCAGATAACTAAGATTATCTTAACCGGATGGTACATATGGATTG ACACTGGGCAGCGGGTGAACCATCCCAGAGTTCaggatctggtgactgtgctgGCATGA